The Anopheles merus strain MAF chromosome 2L, AmerM5.1, whole genome shotgun sequence genome has a segment encoding these proteins:
- the LOC121594748 gene encoding uncharacterized protein LOC121594748 yields MGDSGVPKRTRRKPSGILKLDSVRRRESSGSSLLQLGDELSPPSSVSPQLSVTWAFPPVGHSPNDLPEDADADASDLSTEQPRPEVISVPPSHDGASGTLVHAATAGNNPPTKVPPPYAEPPERARRTAVKVLATTTGPTGSVMKSPDVAGGTFFGGDSGSGAVRGESEDDEDYSASINAIIQRKASVKKKRGGYKGAHHRRTSSPASQMMGLGGSEQLGPDGRRRSSVYTTSSGETGITLPGDDHSIGRDESAGRQDKLFDTIRLHKEVLQTVKLQPISMKRKLRLVQQAKSYITRHEGALQEHFTSRTARSLLAQFNIFLTTKWQQLLRELANLATYLIPWESRIKEIESHFGSVVASYFTFLRWLFSVNIVISVLLVVFIMVPEEIYVDPEKAKCDIRKTMSKQELALTRNFSTIWEFEGHLKYSPLFYGYYSTFSGAIAWGYNLPLAYFFTGLVVYIYSFVATLKKMAENSRMSKLSSKDDEYVFSWKLFTGWDYMIGHMETAQNRMASIILGFKEALLEEAEKKKDTRNWKIILLRILVNFLILGLLVISAYEVILVVKRSMDIKESDSWWRRNEITVVMSLISFFFPMIFEALGIIEYYHPRKQLRIQLARIMVLNMLNLYSLIFALFDKIAHMTGELRRMKPTNFTSSASSCFLPEAGARWDVSGVPVEMVQSERSMLLDMVADFNRSGVGPATVLANGSSCFRVPFNCSEVTSTATLLTTLLLTSLSTTTNMPEQFSPTTALSTSEFPSTSFNPTTTLREYRSPYEGYDYDEEDMDYYLEYRARLLPNDKLEGVPINKREAVYDFEEHNDTAISVNETSSMDNLTTVQSTAAPTVSTEDFQTMTYTELHSYVTGRYDDFLANYYYYSEADDESEQTESDDDEEEEYRINQFITSEEVSAFQTPSTTEGQKLESTTELFQTTLSSVDESTEGQSGIESSSHKHVEIEQTTEFQERAYSTSDVTTQFYGVEEDSLPTTTEGSTDRKESLQPESSSEGDFLSTTESPNTCYRWVCVPENLHPPDGQESKYRNADIRSLCWETMFGQELAKLTVMDLLVTIVSTLILDFLRALFVRYMNSCWCWDLEKKFPKYGDFKIAENILHLVNNQGMVWMGMFFSPGLAVLNIAKLVIILYLRSWTVLTCNVPHEVVFRASRSNNFYFALLLTMLFLCVLPVSYAIVFLEPSWHCGPFSNSNRIYHLLTNATEQIIPEMITKYIVSPAAVIPLLVLLILIIYYLISLTGSLREANQDLKLQLRKERTEERRKMFKIASSTQQQTPGTGMAGINGLSSSWHKVLDSTQLRLQSTTDNATDSENSSSKRKELLQRMMKKALQKENSLTTELESTAAAAAAAAGGGLQSLTAESPLPISPPVIGTINEKNRSSIQVKPKPKDPKDASGSDVFRFDRGAVEHMNRQTEGTVPTAVPTTAGTEGDGGRKKFERTRPSTAERFRMAAQAERRRMQGKLAPAEKMADKTADWIEQIPVITISKTSSDECIIDSDLEDPNDPAAKPTEPSPKELTVERRQDRTILKAKSSNAC; encoded by the exons ATGGGCGACAGCGGTGTACCGAAGCGAACCCGCCGGAAACCATCCGGCATACTGAAGCTGGACAGTGTGCGGCGTCGAGAGTCGTCCGGCAGttcgctgctgcagctgggcgATGAG CTCTCACCACCTTCGTCCGTGTCGCCACAACTCTCGGTCACGTGGGCATTCCCGCCCGTCGGCCATTCGCCGAACGATTTGCCCGAGGACGCGGACGCAGATGCCAGTGATTTGAGCACGGAGCAACCGCGCCCGGAAGTCATTAGTGTTCCGCCGTCACACGATGGCGCTAGTGGTACGCTGGTGCATGCCGCCACTGCCGGAAACAATCCACCGACGAAGGTGCCGCCACCGTACGCCGAACCGCCCGAACGTGCCAGGCGCACAGCTGTGAAGGTGCTCGCTACGACGACCGGGCCGACCGGAAGCGTTATGAAATCACCGGACGTCGCTGGGGGCACGTTCTTTGGCGG TGACTCGGGCTCCGGTGCTGTGCGTGGCGAATCGGAGGACGATGAGGACTATTCCGCCAGTATTAATGCGATCATACAGCGGAAAGCAAGTGTTAAGAAAAAGCGCGGAGGATACAAAGGAGCACACCATCGACGAACGTCCAGCCCGGCCAGCCAGATGATGGGACTCGGCGGATCGGAGCAGTTGGGTCCGGATGGGCGCCGTCGCTCGAGCGTCTACACTACCAGCTCGGGCGAGACGGGCATTACGCTGCCCGGGGACGACCATTCGATTGGGCGCGATGAGTCGGCCGGTCGGCAGGACAAGCTGTTCGACACGATTCGACTGCACAAGGAGGTGCTGCAGACGGTCAAACTGCAGCCGATTAGCATGAAGCGCAAGTTGCGCCTCGTACAGCAAGCGAAGAGCTACATCACGCGCCACGAAGGGGCCCTGCAGGAACACTTTACCTCACGTACGGCACGTAGTCTGCTGGCACAGTTTAACATTTTCCTCACGACG AAATGGCAACAGCTACTGCGAGAGCTGGCCAATTTGGCCACCTATCTAATACCGTGGGAATCGCGCATCAAGGAAATTGAGTCCCACTTCGGATCGGTCGTAGCGTCCTACTTCACCTTTCTCCGCTGGCTGTTCTCGGTGAACATTGTTATCTCGGTACTGCTCGTAGTGTTCATCATGGTGCCGGAGGAAATTTACGTCGATCCGGAGAAGGCTAAATGCGACATACGGAAGACAATGTCCAAGCAGGAGCTTGCACTGACGCGTAACTTTAGCACGATTTGGGAGTTTGAGGGTCATCTCAAGTACTCGCCCTTGTTTTACGG TTACTATTCCACCTTTTCGGGAGCGATTGCGTGGGGTTACAATCTTCCGTTGGCTTACTTCTTCACTGGATTGGTAGTTTACATCTACAGCTTTGTGGCGACGTTGAAAAA GATGGCAGAAAACTCACGAATGTCAAAGTTGTCCTCCAAAGACGATGAGTACGTGTTTTCTTGGAAGCTGTTCACTGGGTGGGACTACATGATCGGCCATATGGAAACGGCACAGAATCGGATGGCTTCCATCATACTGGGCTTTAAGGAGGCGCTGCTCGAGGAAGCCGAGAAGAAAAAGGACACACGAAA CTGGAAGATCATTCTGCTGAGAATACTGGTGAACTTTCTCATACTCGGTCTGCTAGTGATCTCCGCGTACGAGGTCATTCTGGTTGTGAAACGCTCGATGGACATCAAAGAGTCCGACTCCTGGTGGAGACGGAACGAAATCACCGTCGTCATGTCGCTCATCTCGTTCTTTTTCCCGATGATCTTTGAAGCGCTCGGTATCATCGAGTACTATCATCCACGAAAGCAGCTGCGCATACAGCTAGCCCGCATCATGGTGCTGAATATGCTGAACCTTTACTCGCTTATCTTCGCTCTGTTCGACAAGATTGCGCACATGACGGGAGAGTTGcgacggatgaagccaaccaaCTTTACATCTTCGGCTTCTTCGTGCTTTTTACCCGAGGCGGGCGCTAGATGGGACGTTTCTGGTGTCCCCGTTGAGATGGTACAGTCCGAGCGATCGATGTTGTTGGACATGGTGGCGGACTTTAATCGGAGTGGAGTTGGACCAGCTACGGTGTTGGCTAATGGGAGTAGCTGTTTTCGAGTTCCGTTCAACTGTTCGGAAGTGACCAGTACGGCAACACTGTTAACTACACTCTTGTTGACGAGTTTATCCACGACAACAAACATGCCGGAGCAATTCAGCCCGACTACGGCACTGTCAACGAGTGAGTTCCCGTCAACCAGCTTCAATCCGACCACCACACTGAGAGAATATCGGTCGCCTTACGAAGGGTACGATTACGACGAGGAAGATATGGACTATTATTTGGAGTATCGAGCCCGACTGCTTCCGAACGATAAGCTGGAAGGTGTTCCTATCAACAAACGTGAGGCTGTGTATGATTTCGAAGAGCACAACGATACTGCCATCTCGGTGAATGAGACCAGCAGCATGGATAATCTTACAACTGTTCAAAGTACAGCGGCACCTACCGTCAGTACGGAAGACTTCCAAACGATGACGTACACGGAGCTGCACAGCTATGTCACGGGAAGATATGACGACTTTTTAGCAAACTATTACTACTATTCGGAAGCAGACGATGAGTCAGAGCAGACTGAAAGCGACgacgatgaagaagaagaatatcgTATAAATCAATTTATTACATCAGAAGAAGTCAGTGCCTTTCAGACTCCCTCAACTACTGAAGGACAAAAGTTGGAGTCAACGACGGAACTCTTTCAAACTACATTGTCTAGCGTGGATGAGTCTACGGAGGGACAGTCCGGTATAGAATCTTCATCGCACAAGCACGTTGAGATAGAGCAGACAACAGAATTTCAAGAGAGAGCATACTCTACCAGCGATGTAACAACACAGTTTTATGGTGTTGAGGAAGATAGCCTTCCAACCACAACAGAAGGATCGACAGATCGTAAGGAATCGTTACAACCTGAGAGCAGCAGTGAGGGAGACTTTCTATCAACTACTGAATCTCCAAACACGTGTTATCGTTGGGTATGTGTTCCGGAAAACTTACACCCTCCCGATGGGCAGGAAAGCAAGTATCGAAACGCAGACATCCGCTCACTTTGCTGGGAGACGATGtttggacaagagttggcaaAGCTTACCGTTATGGATTTG CTGGTAACGATTGTGTCGACATTGATATTGGATTTTCTAAGAGCACTCTTCGTGAGGTACATGAACAGTTGCTGGTGCTGGGATTTGGAGAAAAAGTTTCCCAAA TACGGTGATTTCAAGATAGCAGAAAATATCTTACATCTCGTGAACAACCAGGGCATGGTATGGATGGGCATGTTTTTCTCACCTGGGCTAGCCGTGCTGAATATAGCGAAGCTGGTCATCATACTGTATCTACGCTCATGGACCGTTCTCACCTGCAACGTTCCCCACGAGGTGGTCTTTCGAGCATCACGCTCCAACAACTTTTACTTCGCTCTGCTGCTAACCATGCTGTTCCTTTGCGTACTTCCCGTGAGCTATGCGATCGTGTTTCTGGAACCATCGTGGCACTGTGGCCCATTCTCAAACTCGAACCGCATCTATCATCTGCTCACGAACGCAACCGAGCAGATCATACCGGAGATGATTACCAAGTACATCGTATCGCCAGCTGCCGTAATTCCGTTGCTCGTTCTGCTCATTCTGATTATCTATTATCTGATCTCGCTTACCGGATCGTTGCGCGAAGCGAACCAAGATCTCAAGCTACAGCTACGCAAGGAGCGTACTGAAGAGCGTaggaaaatgtttaaaatagcCTCCAGCACTCAGCAACAGACACCGGGCACTGGAATGGCCGGCATTAATGGGCTTTCAAGTTCATGGCACAAAGTGCTGGATTCTACGCAACTGCGTCTTCAGTCGACAACGGACAATGCAACCGATTCCGAGAATTCCAGCTCCAAACGCAAGGAGCTGCTGCAGCGCATGATGAAGAAAGCTCTCCAGAAAGAAAACTCGCTCACTACCGAGCTGGaatctactgctgctgctgctgctgctgctgctggtggaggaCTGCAAAGTTTAACCGCCGAGTCTCCGTTGCCCATATCGCCACCCGTTATTGGTACGATAAATGAAAAGAATCGATCATCGATCCAAGTGAAACCAAAACCCAAGGACCCGAAGGATGCCAGCGGCTCGGATGTGTTTCGTTTCGATCGAGGTGCCGTAGAGCATATGAACCGTCAAACGGAGGGAACAGTACCGACAGCAGTGCCCACAACAGCAGGCACTGAAGGTGATGGTGGCCGGAAAAAGTTCGAACGGACTCGTCCATCAACGGCGGAACGGTTCCGTATGGCGGCACAGGCTGAGCGACGTCGAATGCAGGGCAAGCTAGCACCGGCTGAGAAGATGGCGGACAAAACGGCCGATTGGATCGAACAGATTCCAGTGATAACGATCAGCAAAACGTCGAGCGATGAGTGCATCATCGATTCTGATCTGGAGGATCCGAACGATCCTGCCGCAAAACCGACGGAACCAAGTCCGAAGGAGCTAACCGTCGAGCGTCGGCAGGATCGTACGATATTAAAAGCAAAATCGTCTAACGCATGCTAA
- the LOC121594769 gene encoding uncharacterized protein LOC121594769, which yields MSEEQSVSRTVKYPYTYTQKIAQFPYKHYYKNQWIWRFYFISFGLSLPLFYKLHSLANVPANKEKWAESKRKQLQSDHH from the coding sequence ATGTCGGAAGAACAATCCGTTAGCCGTACGGTGAAATATCCCTACACCTACACGCAGAAGATAGCCCAGTTCCCGTACAAGCACTACTACAAGAATCAATGGATCTGGCGGTTCTACTTCATCTCGTTCGGACTGTCGCTGCCCCTGTTCTACAAGCTCCACTCGCTGGCCAACGTGCCCGCTAACAAGGAAAAATGGGCCGAATCGAAGCGGAAGCAGCTGCAGTCCGATCACCACTAA
- the LOC121594745 gene encoding laminin subunit gamma-1, whose amino-acid sequence MTLRVRARLAALTAATVLLLVLTTTSANENTHYLPPLECVDPYGRPQRCIPEFENAAYQLQVEATNTCGDETDTDFCVQTGYSNRKSCDVCHAGQHSPQFLTDFHDPNNPTWWQSETMFEGVQYPNQVNLTLGLGKSFDITYIRIVFHSPRPESFAIYKRVTPNGPWIPYQYYSATCRDTYGLPDSLSVMNGEDESRALCTSEYSDISPLRDGNIAFSSLEGRPSAINFDHHLELQQWVTATDIRITLDRLNTFGDEVFGDAQVLKSYFYAIADIAVGARCKCNGHASECTTSTALDGQRTRVCKCMHFTDGPDCDRCLPFYNDAPWGRATSKNVHECKPCNCNGYSTKCFFDRHLYNLTGHGGHCIDCGANRDGPNCERCKENFFMREDGYCINCGCDPVGSRSLQCNAEGRCQCKPGVTGEKCDRCDSNYFNFGPHGCQPCNCDERGSLDNTPSCDPVTGVCSCKENVEGRHCRECRLGYFNLDAENKFGCTPCFCYGHTLECTSASGYSIVSTTSNFNKHKEKWTAISDTGVPVDVKYNSHSQSIGVGANGHRTVYFLAPDRFLGDQRASYNRLFKFRLQLVGQPRVEVSPYDVVLQGGNSSISLPIFAQNQRMPSEESHEFAFRLHENPEYTWHPSNSGRGFMSILSNLTAVKIRAIYGDHGEAILDDVELQTAHRGAAGRQATWIEQCTCPEGYLGQFCESCAPGYRHNPARGGPFMPCVPCDCNKHAEICDSETGRCICQHNTAGDTCDQCAKGYYGNALGGTPYDCKRCPCPNNGACMQMAGDTVICLECPVGYFGPRCELCSDGYYGDPTGVYGSVRMCQPCDCNGNVDPNAVGNCNRTTGECLKCIHNTAGPHCDQCLPGHFGDPLAEPHGSCEECSCYPRGTEQTEKGISICDAINGNCHCKPNVIGRTCNECKNGYWNIVSGNGCESCNCDPIGSYNASCDTYSGDCFCKPGVVGKKCDKCAPAYYGFSEDGCHACDCDPSGSKGSQCNQYGQCPCNDNVEGRRCDRCKENKYDRHQGCLDCPACYNLVQDAANDHRAKLAELNQILQDIQSKPIVIDDSEFAGKLHAVQEKIDILVEDAKSGSGGGEKTLNEILRELEARLQEVQKLLDNADQSQEVTNHKISKGGYNATLANGKIQDARRQLDNAIELLQTEGNTALARAKDISGHLGNQTNQISGISREARQYADRFKAEADANMKQAQEAHKKASEALKKANDAFNQQANITKELDTSISSEIAQAREKLNTVSKLTEQALTRAREVNDEALTLFAAVNRTAPPNIDIDKIKKEANQYNREADRIAEDLANKMRDHAQLLENVGTNIELAETLLDRASLQKEDAVDALKQLKYAKEQAEKAVAEGDGTLQKANYTYQTLAGFKNQVEESSRRAEEALNLVPNIERQIVNSRDLLQRAEEALYAASRNAEDARKNAQTAQDKYAEEASKLAENIKKRANATKNTARDLHHEADQLNGRLAKTDNRLEEREAQIRKDLNLTNEAKEKVGQAQLNSNEAKSQVDKAMREVSLIMSELANLREIDVNSLDDLERRLSAAEKELEDAQLTKRLSSLVEAKNIQNQNIRSYQKELADLRLEVANIELIANSLPPGCFKRTHLEP is encoded by the exons ATGACGCTAAGAGTGAGAGCCCGTTTGGCGGCTCTGACAGCGGCAACGGTGTTGCTGCTAGTATTAACGACGACCAGTGCTAATGAGAACACACACTATCTGCCACCGCTGGAATGTGTCGATCCTTACGGCCGACCACAG CGCTGTATTCCGGAGTTTGAGAATGCGGCCTACCAGCTGCAGGTGGAAGCGACCAACACGTGCGGCGACGAAACCGATACGGACTTTTGCGTCCAGACGGGCTACTCCAACCGGAAGAGCTGTGACGTGTGCCATGCCGGGCAGCATTCGCCCCAATTCCTTACCGACTTCCACGACCCGAACAACCCGACCTGGTGGCAGTCGGAAACCATGTTCGAGGGCGTCCAGTACCCGAACCAGGTGAACCTAACGCTGGGTCTCGGCAAATCCTTCGACATCACGTACATCCGCATCGTGTTCCACTCGCCGCGGCCGGAATCGTTCGCGATCTACAAGCGCGTCACGCCGAACGGGCCCTGGATCCCGTACCAGTACTACAGTGCGACCTGCCGCGACACGTACGGTCTGCCCGATTCGCTGTCCGTGATGAACGGTGAGGATGAGTCGCGTGCGCTCTGCACGAGCGAGTACAGTGACATCTCGCCGCTGCGCGATGGTAACATTGCGTTCTCGTCGCTCGAGGGACGCCCGTCCGCCATCAACTTCGATCACCATCTGGAGCTGCAGCAGTGGGTGACGGCGACCGACATTCGGATCACGCTGGACCGTCTGAACACGTTCGGCGACGAGGTGTTTGGCGACGCGCAGGTGCTCAAGTCGTACTTCTACGCGATCGCGGATATTGCGGTCGGGGCGCGCTGCAAGTGCAATGGTCACGCGAGCGAATGTACCACCAGCACCGCACTGGACGGGCAGCGGACGCGCGTCTGCAAGTGTATGCACTTCACCGACGGACCGGACTGTGATCGCTGTCTGCCGTTCTACAACGACGCACCGTGGGGCCGTGCGACGTCCAAAAATGTGCACGAATGCAAAC CCTGCAACTGTAACGGATACTCGACGAAATGCTTCTTCGATCGCCATCTGTACAATCTGACCGGGCACGGTGGCCACTGCATCGACTGTGGTGCGAACCGGGACGGGCCGAACTGTGAGCGGTGCAAGGAAAACTTCTTCATGCGCGAAGACGGCTACTGCATCAACTGTGGCTGCGATCCGGTCGGTTCGCGGTCGCTGCAGTGCAATGCGGAGGGCCGCTGCCAGTGCAAGCCGGGCGTGACGGGCGAGAAGTGTGACCGGTGCGACAGCAACTACTTCAACTTTGGACCGCACGGTTGCCAGCCGTGCAACTGTGACGAGCGCGGCTCGCTCGACAACACCCCGTCCTGCGACCCGGTGACGGGCGTGTGCTCGTGCAAGGAAAATGTGGAGGGCCGCCACTGTCGCGAGTGCCGCCTCGGGTACTTCAATCTGGACGCGGAGAACAAGTTCGGCTGCACGCCGTGCTTCTGCTACGGGCATACGCTCGAGTGTACGAGCGCCAGCGGGTACTCGATCGTGTCGACGACATCGAACTTCAACAAGCACAAGGAAAAGTGGACCGCCATTTCGGACACGGGCGTGCCGGTGGACGTGAAGTACAACTCGCACAGCCAATCGATCGGCGTGGGAGCGAACGGCCATCGGACGGTGTACTTCCTGGCGCCGGACCGCTTCCTGGGCGATCAGCGTGCCTCGTACAACAGGCTGTTCAAGTTCCGGCTGCAGCTCGTCGGGCAGCCGCGCGTTGAAGTAAGCCCGTACGATGTGGTGCTGCAGGGTGGCAACAGTAGCATCTCGTTGCCCATCTTCGCCCAGAACCAGCGCATGCCGAGCGAGGAATCGCACGAGTTTGCGTTCCGGCTGCACGAAAATCCGGAGTACACCTGGCATCCGTCCAACTCGGGCCGTGGATTCATGTCGATTCTTAGCAACCTGACGGCGGTCAAGATCCGAGCGATCTACGGTGACCATGGGGAGGCCATACTGGATGACGTTGAGCTGCAGACGGCGCACCGTGGTGCGGCTGGACGGCAGGCAACGTGGATCGAGCAGTGTACCTGTCCGGAAGGGTATTTGGGCCAGTTCTGCGAGTCGTGTGCTCCAGGCTATCGGCACAATCCGGCCCGTGGCGGACCGTTCATGCCGTGCGTACCGTGCGACTGTAACAAGCATGCGGAAATTTGTGACTCCGAAACGGGACGCTGCATCTGTCAGCACAATACGGCCGGCGATACGTGCGATCAGTGCGCGAAGGGTTACTATGGCAATGCGCTCGGAGGCACGCCGTACGACTGTAAGCGATGCCCCTGCCCGAACAATGGTGCCTGTATGCAGATGGCGGGTGATACGGTGATTTGTCTGGAGTGTCCAGTTGGTTACTTCG GACCTCGTTGCGAGCTGTGCTCGGATGGATACTACGGCGATCCGACCGGTGTGTACGGTTCGGTGCGAATGTGCCAACCCTGCGACTGCAACGGCAATGTCGACCCGAACGCTGTCGGCAACTGCAACCGCACGACTGGCGAATGTCTCAAGTGTATACACAACACGGCCGGACCGCACTGTGACCAGTGTTTGCCAG GCCACTTTGGAGACCCACTGGCAGAGCCGCATGGAAGCTGCGAAGAGTGTAGCTGCTACCCGCGAGGCACGGAGCAAACGGAGAAGGGCATCTCGATCTGTGACGCCATCAACGGCAACTGCCACTGCAAACCGAACGTGATCGGGCGTACTTGCAATGAGTGCAAGAACGGCTACTGGAACATCGTGTCCGGCAATGGGTGCGAAAGCTGCAACTGCGACCCGATCGGTAGCTACAATGCGTCCTGCGATACCTACTCGGGCGATTGCTTCTGCAAGCCGGGCGTAGTGGGCAAGAAGTGTGACAAGTGTGCTCCGGCGTACTACGGCTTCTCGGAGGACGGATGCCATGCGTGCGATTGTGATCCGAGCGGCTCCAAGGGTTCGCAGTGTAACCAGTACGGTCAGTGCCCGTGTAACGATAACGTCGAGGGACGACGATGCGATCGTTGCAAGGAGAACAAGTACGATCGCCACCAGGGCTGTTTGGACTGTCCGGCTTGTTACAATCTGGTGCAGGATGCGGCAAACGATCATCGGGCCAAGTTGGCCGAGTTGAACCAGATCCTGCAGGACATTCAATCGAAACCGATTGTCATCGATGACAGCGAGTTTGCGGGCAAGCTGCACGCAGTGCAGGAGAAGATCGACATTCTGGTGGAGGACGCAAAGAGTGGTTCGGGTGGTGGTGAAAAAACGTTGAACGAAATTCTGCGCGAACTCGAGGCCCGTCTGCAGGAGGTTCAGAAGCTGCTGGACAATGCGGACCAGTCGCAGGAGGTGACAAACCACAAGATCAGCAAGGGTGGCTACAATGCAACGTTGGCGAATGGCAAGATTCAGGACGCTCGCCGGCAGCTGGACAATGCGATCGAGCTGCTGCAAACGGAGGGTAATACGGCGCTGGCTCGCGCAAAGGACATCTCGGGCCATCTGGGCAATCAGACGAACCAGATCAGTGGTATTTCCCGTGAGGCGCGCCAGTACGCGGACCGGTTCAAGGCGGAAGCGGACGCGAACATGAAGCAAGCGCAGGAAGCGCACAAGAAGGCATCGGAAGCGTTGAAGAAGGCAAACGACGCGTTCAATCAGCAGGCCAACATTACCAAGGAGCTGGACACGAGCATATCGAGCGAGATTGCACAGGCGCGCGAGAAGCTGAACACGGTCTCGAAGCTGACCGAGCAGGCGCTGACCCGGGCACGGGAGGTGAACGACGAAGCGCTGACCCTGTTCGCGGCGGTAAATCGTACCGCACCGCCCAACATCGATATCGATAAGATCAAGAAGGAGGCGAACCAGTACAACCGGGAAGCGGACCGCATTGCTGAGGATCTTGCCAATAAGATGCGCGATCACGCTCAGCTGCTCGAAAACGTCGGAACCAACATTGAGCTGGCGGAGACATTACTTGATAG AGCTTCGTTACAGAAGGAAGATGCAGTCGATGCACTGAAGCAGTTGAAGTACGCCAAGGAGCAGGCAGAAAAGGCCGTCGCGGAGGGAGATGGTACGCTGCAGAAGGCAAACTATACCTACCAAACGCTGGCCGGATTCAAGAACCAGGTCGAAGAGTCTTCCCGACGTGCCGAGGAAGCGCTTAATCTAGTTCCGAACATTGAGCGGCAGATCGTCAACTCACGGGATCTTCTTCAGCGCGCAGAAGAG GCACTGTACGCAGCGAGCCGAAACGCGGAGGATGCACGCAAGAATGCACAAACAGCCCAGGACAAGTACGCTGAGGAAGCATCGAAG CTTGCTGAAAACATCAAGAAGCGTGCCAATGCTACGAAGAACACTGCTCGCGATCTACACCACGAAGCGGACCAGCTGAACGGACGGCTCGCTAAGACGGACAACCGACTGGAGGAGCGCGAAGCCCAGATTCGCAAGGATCTGAATCTCACGAACGAGGCAAAGGAAAAGGTTGGCCAGGCACAGCTTAACTCGAATGAGGCCAAATCGCAGGTGGACAAAGCGATGCGAGAAGTCAGCCTGATCATGTCCGAGCTGGCGAATCTGCGTGAGATCGATGTCAACAGTTTGGACGACTTGG AACGTCGTCTGAGTGCTGCCGAGAAGGAACTGGAAGATGCCCAGCTGACCAAGCGGCTCAGCAGTCTGGTGGAAGCGAAAAACATCCAGAACCAGAACATCCGCAGCTATCAGAAGGAGCTGGCCGATCTGCGGCTCGAGGTCGCTAACATCGAGCTAATAGCGAATTCACTGCCACCGGGATGCTTTAAGCGCACGCATCTGGAAccgtaa